The following proteins are co-located in the Fimbriiglobus ruber genome:
- a CDS encoding sulfatase → MRRCLVAWALVVAPFATTTRAADQPKTAAKPNVLFIAIDDLRDWVGFLGDNQVKTPNMDRLAARGLTFTRSYCAAPVCNPSRTALMSGLRPGSTGVYENNADWRTTNAAGVTHLTKHFMANGYFASGAGKIYHGSYPPPKDYWNDFANQGAEEDDTPKAKKGKPGDDSWGFGNFQFGPTTGGDDSLADYHIVSYCVKELRKKHDKPFFLACGLHKPHLPWHVPQKYFDLYPLDQIKLPPVKENDLADVPPAGFRMAKPAGDHKKIVEAGKWKEAVRAYLATISYCDAMVGRLIDEFDKSAYRDNTVVVLWSDHGWHLGEKEHWRKFALWEEATRSPAVYIVPGLTKPGTVCERTVDHMSLYPTLCDLCGLDTPKHVQGKSIKSLLGDPAAPWADPAVTTYLHNNHAVRTEKWRYIRYADGSEELYDHAADPHEWTNLATAEKYAGVKKDLAKWLPTENKPDAGKKGKQ, encoded by the coding sequence ATGCGCCGCTGTCTCGTCGCCTGGGCACTGGTTGTCGCCCCGTTCGCCACCACGACTCGGGCGGCCGACCAGCCGAAGACCGCCGCCAAACCCAACGTCCTCTTCATTGCCATCGATGACCTGCGCGACTGGGTCGGCTTCCTGGGCGACAACCAGGTCAAGACCCCGAACATGGACCGGCTCGCCGCCCGCGGTCTGACGTTCACCCGGAGTTATTGCGCCGCCCCGGTCTGCAACCCGTCGCGCACGGCACTCATGAGTGGACTGCGACCCGGGTCGACCGGGGTGTACGAGAACAACGCCGACTGGCGGACCACCAACGCCGCGGGCGTCACCCACCTGACGAAACACTTCATGGCGAACGGCTACTTTGCATCCGGGGCCGGGAAGATTTACCACGGCAGCTACCCGCCGCCCAAGGACTACTGGAACGACTTCGCCAACCAGGGGGCCGAGGAAGACGACACGCCGAAGGCGAAGAAGGGCAAGCCCGGCGATGACAGTTGGGGCTTCGGCAACTTCCAGTTCGGCCCGACCACCGGCGGCGACGATTCGTTGGCCGACTACCATATCGTCAGCTACTGCGTGAAGGAACTCCGCAAGAAGCACGACAAGCCCTTCTTCCTGGCCTGCGGGTTGCACAAGCCGCACCTTCCCTGGCACGTCCCGCAGAAGTATTTCGACCTCTACCCGCTCGACCAGATCAAGCTGCCGCCCGTCAAGGAGAACGACCTCGCGGACGTTCCGCCGGCCGGGTTCAGGATGGCGAAGCCAGCCGGGGACCACAAAAAGATCGTTGAGGCCGGGAAGTGGAAAGAGGCGGTACGGGCCTATCTCGCCACCATCTCGTATTGCGACGCGATGGTCGGCCGGCTGATCGACGAGTTCGACAAGTCGGCCTACCGCGACAATACGGTCGTGGTGCTGTGGAGCGACCACGGCTGGCACCTCGGGGAGAAGGAACACTGGCGGAAGTTCGCCCTGTGGGAAGAGGCCACGCGGTCGCCGGCCGTGTACATCGTGCCGGGGCTAACGAAGCCGGGCACCGTCTGCGAGCGGACGGTCGACCACATGAGCCTGTATCCTACCCTCTGCGACCTCTGCGGGCTCGACACCCCGAAACACGTCCAGGGCAAGAGCATCAAATCCCTCCTGGGCGACCCCGCCGCGCCGTGGGCCGACCCGGCCGTGACGACCTACCTGCACAACAACCACGCGGTGCGGACGGAAAAGTGGCGGTACATCCGCTACGCGGACGGCAGCGAGGAACTGTACGACCATGCCGCCGACCCCCACGAGTGGACGAACCTGGCCACGGCCGAGAAATACGCGGGCGTGAAAAAAGACCTCGCGAAGTGGCTGCCGACCGAGAACAAACCCGACGCCGGGAAGAAAGGAAAGCAGTAA
- a CDS encoding sulfatase: MMRPMLAAVILVGVFTSAAPAAEPARPNVLFVIADDWGYGHAGAYGCKWVNTPAFDRVAKEGVLFNHCFTSNPKCSPCRASILTGRNSWQTEEACCHFGIFRAKWAVYPDLLESAGYHVGFTGKGWGPGDFKTGGFKRNPAGPAYSKYTTKVPTKGIAATDYARNFEDFLAARKPGQPFCFWYGGHEPHRDYEEGSGVRAGKKLADVDLPAYYPNSPVIRSDYLDYAVEVEWFDSHLGKILKQLEAANELDNTLIVVTSDHGAPFPRIKGQIYESGYHIPLAIRWGAQVKGGRTVDDFINVRDFSPTFLVAAGVPVPATVTGKSFVDVLKAEKSGWVDATRNRMLIGKERHDLGRPDDLGYPARAIRTPEYLYVRNFEPDRWPVGNPETGYRNCDDGPSKTHILTSFDRFYKLCFGKRPAEELYRVDKDGDCVTNLAEDSSLREVKEALRKEMEELLRKDEDPRILGNGKVFDTYQYVGPRKHAYDTWLKNQ; encoded by the coding sequence ATGATGCGACCGATGTTGGCGGCGGTGATTCTTGTCGGGGTATTCACTTCCGCGGCGCCGGCGGCGGAACCGGCGCGGCCGAACGTACTGTTCGTGATCGCCGACGATTGGGGGTACGGCCACGCCGGGGCTTATGGGTGTAAGTGGGTGAATACGCCGGCGTTCGACCGGGTGGCGAAGGAAGGCGTGCTGTTCAACCATTGCTTCACGTCGAACCCCAAGTGCAGCCCGTGTCGGGCCAGCATCCTGACCGGCCGTAACTCGTGGCAAACGGAAGAGGCGTGCTGTCACTTCGGCATCTTCCGCGCGAAGTGGGCCGTCTACCCGGACCTATTGGAATCGGCCGGCTACCACGTCGGTTTTACTGGCAAAGGGTGGGGGCCGGGCGACTTCAAGACCGGCGGGTTCAAGCGCAATCCGGCCGGGCCGGCTTACAGCAAGTACACGACCAAGGTGCCGACCAAAGGGATCGCCGCCACCGACTATGCCCGCAACTTCGAGGACTTCCTGGCCGCGCGAAAGCCCGGGCAGCCGTTCTGCTTCTGGTACGGCGGCCACGAACCGCACCGCGACTACGAAGAAGGCTCCGGCGTCCGCGCTGGCAAAAAGCTCGCGGACGTGGACCTGCCGGCCTACTACCCCAACTCGCCCGTCATCCGCAGCGACTACCTCGACTACGCGGTCGAAGTCGAGTGGTTCGATTCGCACCTGGGGAAGATCCTCAAGCAACTCGAAGCCGCCAACGAACTCGACAACACACTGATCGTGGTGACGTCCGACCACGGTGCCCCGTTCCCGCGCATCAAGGGGCAGATTTACGAGAGCGGCTACCACATCCCACTCGCCATCCGCTGGGGCGCTCAGGTGAAAGGCGGCCGGACGGTCGACGACTTCATCAACGTCCGGGACTTTTCGCCGACGTTCCTCGTGGCCGCAGGTGTGCCGGTTCCTGCAACGGTGACCGGCAAAAGCTTCGTCGACGTGCTGAAGGCAGAAAAATCCGGGTGGGTGGATGCGACGCGCAACCGCATGCTGATCGGCAAGGAGCGGCACGACCTCGGCCGCCCGGACGACCTCGGCTACCCGGCCCGGGCGATCCGCACCCCGGAATACTTGTACGTCCGCAACTTCGAGCCGGACCGCTGGCCCGTCGGCAACCCCGAGACCGGCTACCGCAACTGCGACGACGGGCCGTCCAAGACGCACATCCTGACCTCCTTCGACCGTTTCTACAAACTCTGCTTCGGCAAGCGTCCGGCGGAGGAGCTTTACCGGGTCGACAAAGACGGCGACTGCGTGACCAACCTCGCCGAAGATTCGTCGCTCCGGGAGGTGAAAGAAGCCCTCCGCAAGGAGATGGAAGAGTTGTTGCGGAAGGACGAAGACCCGCGGATACTGGGCAACGGCAAGGTGTTCGACACGTACCAGTACGTCGGCCCGCGGAAGCACGCATACGACACCTGGCTCAAGAACCAGTGA
- a CDS encoding sulfatase family protein yields the protein MKHFLPTLGAVVLFTAMASGQTPPPAAAGKPNVVFILADDIGYGDFSCYGATKVRTPNVDKLAAAGMKFTDAHTPASVCTPTRYSLMTGQYAFRHPPGSRILSGVAPLSIPTNTVTLPKLFQRAGYATGVVGKWHLGLGEKEPDYNKEVKPGPREVGFDYSFIIPATGDRTPCVYMENGRVVNYDPKDPITVNYTKKVGTEPTGKENPDQLTNQKPSHGHDMTIVNGISRIGWMTGGTAARWKDEDTADDLSKRAVSFIAQHKEKPFFLCFATHDIHVPRVPNERFRGKSGCGLRGDAIVQFDWQVGEVLAALEKNGLADNTLVIVSSDNGGVMDDGYQDGSGNDASGHRCNGPLRGFKGGLYEGGHRVPLIARWPGKVPAGKTSAELVCLVDTMATAAKILDQSLPPGAAPDSVNVFPCLLAEKPGKPCRESLIMQSGGGALAIRKGPWKLIPETGKKVKGGPELYNLADDIGETKNLAAENPDRVKELTALLAATRDVKAVVGGKK from the coding sequence ATGAAGCATTTCCTCCCCACACTGGGAGCGGTCGTCCTCTTCACCGCGATGGCCTCCGGCCAGACACCCCCGCCGGCCGCCGCGGGTAAGCCGAACGTCGTCTTCATCCTGGCGGACGACATCGGGTATGGCGATTTCAGCTGCTATGGGGCAACGAAGGTGCGGACGCCGAACGTCGACAAGCTGGCGGCCGCGGGAATGAAGTTCACGGACGCCCACACGCCAGCCAGCGTCTGCACGCCGACGCGGTACTCGCTAATGACCGGCCAGTACGCCTTTCGCCATCCGCCGGGCTCGCGCATTCTCAGCGGGGTCGCCCCACTTTCGATCCCGACCAACACCGTCACGCTCCCCAAGCTCTTCCAGCGCGCCGGGTACGCGACCGGCGTGGTCGGCAAGTGGCACCTCGGCCTGGGTGAGAAGGAGCCGGATTACAACAAGGAGGTTAAGCCCGGTCCCCGCGAGGTCGGGTTCGACTACTCGTTCATCATCCCGGCCACGGGCGACCGGACGCCGTGCGTGTACATGGAAAACGGCCGGGTGGTCAATTACGACCCGAAAGATCCGATCACGGTCAACTACACGAAGAAGGTGGGCACCGAGCCGACGGGCAAGGAAAACCCCGACCAGCTCACCAACCAGAAACCGAGCCACGGGCACGACATGACGATCGTGAATGGCATCAGCCGGATCGGTTGGATGACCGGCGGGACAGCCGCCCGCTGGAAAGACGAGGACACCGCGGACGACCTTTCAAAGCGGGCCGTCTCGTTCATCGCCCAACACAAGGAGAAGCCGTTCTTCCTTTGCTTCGCCACGCACGACATTCACGTCCCGCGGGTACCGAACGAGCGATTCCGGGGCAAAAGCGGCTGCGGGCTGCGGGGCGACGCGATCGTCCAGTTCGACTGGCAGGTGGGCGAAGTGCTGGCAGCCCTCGAAAAGAACGGCCTGGCCGACAACACCCTTGTGATCGTGAGCAGCGACAACGGCGGCGTGATGGACGACGGCTATCAGGACGGCTCGGGGAACGACGCGAGCGGGCACAGGTGCAACGGCCCCCTGCGCGGCTTCAAGGGCGGACTGTACGAAGGCGGCCACCGCGTCCCCCTGATCGCCCGCTGGCCGGGCAAGGTGCCGGCAGGGAAGACGTCAGCCGAACTGGTCTGCCTGGTCGATACGATGGCGACGGCCGCCAAGATACTCGACCAATCGCTGCCGCCGGGCGCGGCCCCGGACAGTGTAAACGTATTCCCGTGTTTACTGGCCGAAAAGCCGGGGAAGCCGTGCCGAGAATCGCTGATCATGCAATCGGGCGGCGGAGCCCTAGCGATCCGCAAAGGCCCGTGGAAGTTAATCCCAGAGACCGGCAAGAAAGTGAAGGGCGGGCCCGAACTCTATAACCTCGCGGACGACATCGGCGAGACGAAGAACTTGGCCGCCGAGAACCCGGACCGGGTCAAGGAACTGACTGCACTTCTCGCCGCCACGCGTGACGTGAAGGCTGTGGTCGGGGGAAAGAAGTAG